From Brassica rapa cultivar Chiifu-401-42 chromosome A06, CAAS_Brap_v3.01, whole genome shotgun sequence:
CGAAACCGCGGTGAGGGACTGAAGCACACTGTCCCTCCCGCACTCCCTGCGATACTCCAGAGTCATGCTTTTCAGCTTCTGACTCTCCATCATCCCCACAGGTGCACTCTCCAGTATCCACCCGATGTACTTCACATTGTTAACGTGCTGGTTAACATCCAAGTCACTCCAACGCGGCTGCAAAAGTTTAAATTACCAAATAAAAACTGTAAGAATCTCAGAAGTTTACAGGCTTTGATGAAACATAGAGAAAGTATGCATACTTACAGTGAGACCAGAACGAACATAGTCAGCAGTCTTGTCATCAAGTTTAGTTAACTTTCTGCTGTCCTCAGCAAGGACTGGGTCTGAATTAACAAAGTAAGGCTCTATCTCCCCTCGAACCTCTTCAGGAATCTTCGATAATCTTCTTGTCAGTTTATTCATCATCACCCACACActgcaaaaataatattttgcatTAATAACTCAGTTTTCAGATATCTAaaccaataaataaaaatctaacctTGATGCTCTTGTTAAAATTTCTCCAGTATTGCCATCCCGAACAAGCCAATCACGACGCATACCGTTCTTTCCAGACTGGCTCACCCATGTATCTACTTCAACAACATCTCCCCTATGAGACAGATATATTTGAATAAACAAATGAGTTATGCTCACAAAGGAAGTTAAGTGATAAGACTGAGAGTAGCTTTACCAAGTAGGATATTTATCAACGACAACCTGCATACGAGTAACAACCCAAATCAAGTTCTTCTTAACCATCTCAGGAGTAGAACCAAACCCATCTCCAAGCAGTCCAGCAGTCTTAACATGGTTGAGTGCCGTTTCCTATCATAACCATAACAGCAATACATATTAACTTTGTCCAGTAACAAAGAAGAAACTACAATCATAATCATAATCATAATCAGTACCTGTAAATGATTCATAACCGTTTCTATAGACGCAGAGCGATCAGCACCTATCTCATAAGACCGAATAGAGAAATTCTGACGGAACACAAGCCCATCCTGAACGATCCTCCCTAACCCAAACGGATCCATAATCACGTCAGAACGCCTCGGTTTCCAGTCAAGCATCATCCACTGCTTCTCAGCCGCCAAGAAGACAGTTGTTATTGCAGCAAGAAGCATGCTCCAGTCAGGCAGCTGGTTGATGAACGTCCTCGGTGCTGCGGGATGCTGTGAGGACGTCTCGTTATCAGGCTTCACCGAGCCAGGGAGACCGACTCTCTTGCCGTTGATCTTGGGTGGGGCTTGAGCGTTTGGTTTAACCTTCATCCTGCCGGAGTTTGGAGTGGGGGAGAGGCCGGAGAAGTTGGTGGAGGTGGTGACTTTGTTGGTTTTTGCGGTGGGGTCGAGGGGGGAAGATGGGAGAGGGAAGAATGAGGATGTAGCTGAGGTGGCCACCATGGCTTGAGGAGATGAGCGTTTCAAAGAcactataaaacaaaaaaaaaaaacacaacaaaacatAACAAAGTGAGTGACGTATTATTACAAAGTCTACATCTTTGTAACAATTAGCTAATCAAttaatcaacaacaacaaaaatgctACACGTCTATAATCAAAAacacaacaacaataacaaaaaataaaaatcaaaacttttttttttttgtgtaacaagCAGAGAGAGAAAAATCCAGATCTAGAATTTTGAAACTACAAAGGTAAACcgataaaaatcaaaacttttttttcaaaaaaagataattggaattattattattttcgatAAAGCATTGAATTTGAAAGGAATCCGAACCAAGCGATGAAGAGATTAACGAAGAAcacacgaagaagaagaagaagagagagagagatggtacCACCTTCAGGTGTAGAATGGAAGATGAAAATCACAAAAAATGGTAACGCTAATTTTCTCCAAGTCCCTACTTCTTCGGTTGTGCCTCCCTCACGAtctcctctcctctcctctcctccttttgtttaatattttttttacttttgtttgcGATTCTCAATACTTCTTTTttgtaggaaaaaaaaatatttaaaaatttggcgtagagagagagagataaaaggGGGAGAGAGAGTCTCTGTAGGGTGgggtgtgagagagagagatgtggaCGAGAGGccttttcttatataaattgcactccccttcttcttcttcttcctttctcCTTCCTTCTCGTAGTTTCAAaaccatatttttaaattttcttgtaTTTCCAATTATACCCTTTTCTTGTTAAAAGATTGTTAACCTAACTAGGCTAATCTAATTCAattcttttttatattattgGTCACTCGTTATGTAAGCACGCAAGACTTGATTACTTGCTTCCGTGGAAATTTCATTTGGATTTGAATATTTGATTTCCTCCCTATATGTGAGGATTGCTAATTACACTAACCAATCAACATATTGTTGTGGAGAAAGAGACGTATATCAGATTGTATTTAGCAGAGAATTGTCAACTTTGGCACCGACGTTTTAGTAATAATAGCTGAGTGGGCTGAGTGCACAACAAACAAGGTACATGTGCATCTTATCTCTTTCTTTACTCGTGTGTATTTTATCAAAGCTCAAATTGAAACATAACATTTATACAAAACCTAACATTATGCATTTCTAACAGTTTATTTGGTTGGTTCGTTTAACTGTACGTTTTTTTTCTGTAGAACGTGAAGTCCACCGTTGGACTTATAAATTTGTTTCAcctaaaacatattattttatattatatttaaaattcatagaaattaatttttgtaaaacatACCTACTAACCTAAGGAGAAAAAACGATACAAGTTAAGCTATGCAGTGCTAGTATTATCCATTCATATGCTCTCCCTTCTTTGTCACTCTCCACAATTGTATAGGTTGTCCTTTGGGATCGTAGTCTCGTGGAGTATCCTCCGCGGTTGCGAATGTGTAAGCATGCGACTCTTTTGATAGAGCTGAGCGTTTAGAGTGATGCGTTGCATTTTGGAGAATGTTATATTGACTATACATTTGTGAACAAACTTTGTCAGTGTGCAGATAGTTTGCTTCTGATTATGTATATGAAAATGTTGGTAATTTACGATTTATGTTGGAAATTTATGATGTATGCGTATGAGTAATAAGTCTAccgttttaccaaaaaaaaaaaagtctagtATCACCTTGTCTATCAATATCTTAGCTAGCTAGCTATCAATTACACCTATAGACACTTTTTGTCTTTGCAATAACAACATAAGACACTTCCTACTTGTCACACACTTCTGGTGTGGTGTTTGTCAAATATACCCTCGGACTAAATCAAACTCTCGTTACTTCAGATACCAATCTCttctttttattgatttattttttcaatttaaaaatgtaaaataaaaaagcaCTTTCCCAATTGTGTTTTCGAATCCTTAACTCTAATTTTGACTAAACTTCATTCAAGATAGTGATTCAGTGTTTGAACCCAAATGATCTCGTGTGGCCGTGCTCCAGCTCCTCCTCCTCGACCGCCGGTGAGCCACGCCATGAATTCCGAGCTCAAGATCTTCGTGGATGGCCGCCGGTGTTCGTTTTCTTCCGGGGAACAACAGAGTCAAGTGTGGTCCCATCCAGAGAGCACATTGTGAGCTTTCCCAATCTGATTCTACAAGAAACTCTGCTTTTGAACAATTCAAGAACTCTGGAGGTGACAATAacttctctctcatttctgggtttttattttgaaattcatttttttagatttgTGCTTAG
This genomic window contains:
- the LOC103871592 gene encoding palmitoyl-acyl carrier protein thioesterase, chloroplastic, with amino-acid sequence MVATSATSSFFPLPSSPLDPTAKTNKVTTSTNFSGLSPTPNSGRMKVKPNAQAPPKINGKRVGLPGSVKPDNETSSQHPAAPRTFINQLPDWSMLLAAITTVFLAAEKQWMMLDWKPRRSDVIMDPFGLGRIVQDGLVFRQNFSIRSYEIGADRSASIETVMNHLQETALNHVKTAGLLGDGFGSTPEMVKKNLIWVVTRMQVVVDKYPTWGDVVEVDTWVSQSGKNGMRRDWLVRDGNTGEILTRASSVWVMMNKLTRRLSKIPEEVRGEIEPYFVNSDPVLAEDSRKLTKLDDKTADYVRSGLTPRWSDLDVNQHVNNVKYIGWILESAPVGMMESQKLKSMTLEYRRECGRDSVLQSLTAVSGCDVGSLGTAGEVECQHLLRLQDGAEVVRGRTEWSSKTSTTTWDITP